From the genome of Pseudoxanthomonas sp.:
TCTTGACGGCTGTTGCCTGGGGGCGTGCCGTCCCCATCCGGAGAATCAGTGCATGTCGCGTAAATGGAAGATCGCCCTGGCGGTGGTCGTATTGGTGGTGGTCGTGGTGTTCGGACTGCGCGCATGCGGCAGGAAAGACCCGGCCGACCTGAAGCAGGGTGGCCAGGACAGCAACAAGCCGGTGCCGGTGACGGTCGAGGCGGTGACCAGCCAGGACGTGCCCGTGTACCGCAACGCGACCGGTACGGTCACTGCACTCAACACCGTGACCATCAATCCGCAGACCAGCGGACGCCTGATGAGCCTGGATTTCACCGAAGGCCAGCCGGTCAAGAAGGGCCAGGTGCTGGCCCGGATCGATCCGCGCGAGCTCCAGGCCAGCTATGACCAGGCCGCTGCTTCGAAAAAGCAGAACCAGGCCCAGCTGCAGACCGCACGCGATACCAATGCGCGCCTGACCGACCCGGCCTACGCGCCATACGTGGCCCGCACCGACATCGACACCCAGAAGAACCTGGTGGCCCAGTACCAGGCGGGCGTGGCCGCGGCCGATGCCGCCATGCAGGCGGCCAGCGTGCAGCTGCAGTACACCACCATCGTCTCGCCGCTGGACGGCATCGCCGGTATTCGCGGTGTGGACGTGGGCAACATCGTCAGCACCAGTTCGTCGATCGTCACCATCACCCAGGTCGAGCCGATCTATGCCTCCTTCAGCCTGCCGGCGCAGGACCTGGGCGCGGTGCGTGCGGCACAGGCACAGGGCAAGGCGTCCGTCGCGGCGCTGGACAGCACCGACCAGCACGTGATCGCCGGCGACGGCGTGCTGGACGTGGTCGACAACCAGATCAGCACCGATACCAACACCTTCGCACTGCGCGCGCGCTTCCCCAACGCCGACCACGTGCTGTGGCCGGGCCAGTTCGTCAACGTGCGCCTGCAGGTCGGCAACATCGGCGCTGGCCTGGTGGTTCCGACCCAGGCGGTGCAGCGCGGCCCGGACAGCGACTACGTGTACGTGGTCCAGGCCGACAGCACGGTCAAGATGCAGGACGTGACCACCAGCGTCGAGGTGGGCGACACCCACGTCGTGGTGACCAAGGGCCTGAAGGCCGGCGACCGCGTGGTCACCGAAGGCCAGTTCCGGCTCAAGCCCAATGCCAAGGTCGATGCGCTCAAGCCTGGCCAGGCCCCGCCGGAGCCGACCGCGGAAGAACTGCAGCAGGCCACGCACGGCCAGAAGGGTGGTCGTCGCGGTCCGCCGCGCTGATGCACGCCAGCCCGCGTCGCCTTCGTGGCGCGGGCAGGTCGCGTGATGCGACCGCCATGACGATCTGACAGGACGGACTTCCCTTGGGCTTCTCCAGCATTTTCATCCGCCGCCCCATCGCCACCACGCTGCTGATGATTGGCGTGACGCTGCTGGGCATCATGGGTTACCGCAGCCTGCCGGTCTCGGCGCTGCCGGAAATCGATTCGCCCAGCCTGGTGGTGACCACCCAGTATCCCGGCGCCAGCGCGGCGACCATGGCGGCGTTGGTGACCACGCCGCTGGAGCGCCAGCTGGGCCAGATCTCCGGCATGGAGATGATGACCTCCGATTCGTCGGCGGGCCTGTCCACGATCGTGCTGCAGTTCTCGATGGAGCGCGACATCGACGTCGCCTCGCAGGACGTGCAGTCGGCCATCCGCCAGGCCACGCTGCCCAGCGGCCTGCCGTACCAGCCCACCTACAACCGGGTGAACCCGGCCGACGCGGCCATCGTCACCCTGAAGCTGACCTCGGACACGCTGCCGCTGCGCGAGGTCAATCGCTACGCCGATTCGATCCTGGCCCAGCGCCTGTCGCAGGTGCCGGGCGTGGGCCTGGTGTCGATCGCCGGCAACGTGCGCCCCGCGGTGCGCATCCAGGTCAACCCGGCGATGCTGTCGAGCATGGGCCTGACCCTGGAAGACCTGCGCAGCGCGTTGACCGAGGCCAACGTCAACGCACCCAAGGGTTCGCTCAACGGCGCCACCCAGTCCTACAGCATCGGCACCAACGACCAGATCGAAGACGCCGCCGGCTACAACAGCACCATCATCAGTTACAAGAACGGCGCGCCGGTCCGCCTGGGCGATGTGGCCAAGGTGATCGATGGGGTCGAGAACGACCAGCTTTCGGCCTGGGCCGATGGCAAGCAGGCGGTGCTGCTGGAGATCCGCCGCCAGCCTGGCGCCAACATTGTCCAGACCGTCGCTGCGATCCGCGCGCTGCTGCCGCAGCTCAAGAGCGTGCTGCCGGCCGAAGTGCACCTGGATGTGTTCTCCGACCGCACCGAGACCATCCGTGCCTCGGTGCATGAGGTGCAGTTCACCCTGATCCTGACCATCGGCCTGGTGGTGGCGGTGATCTTCGTGTTCCTGCGCCGGCTGTGGGCCACGATCATTCCCTCCATCGCCGTGCCGCTGTCGCTGATGGGCACCTTCGGCGTGATGGCCTTCGCCGGCATGTCGCTGGACAACCTGTCGCTGATGGCGCTGGTGGTGGCGACCGGGTTCGTGGTCGACGACGCGATCGTGATGATCGAGAACATCGTCAGGTACATCGAACAGGGCAAGAGTGGGCCGGAAGCGGCCGAAGAGGGCGCCAAGCAGATTGGTTTCACCGTGCTGTCGCTGACCATCTCGCTGGTGGCGGTGTTCCTGCCGCTGCTGCTGATGCCGGGCGTGACCGGGCGGCTGTTCCATGAGTTCGCCTGGGTGCTGTCGATCGCGGTGATCATCTCGATGCTGGTGTCGCTGACCCTGACGCCGATGATGTGCGCCTACCTGCTCAAGCCGGACGAGCTGCCCGAGGGCGATGACGCCCACGAGCGCACCCATGCGGCCGGCAAGCAGAACCTGTGGTCGCGCACCGTCGGCTTGTATGAGCGCACCCTGGACTGGGTACTGGCACGCCAGGGCCTGACCCTGGTGGTGGCGCTGGCGGCGGTGGTGTTGACCGTCGTGCTGTACGTGGTGATTCCCAAGGGCCTGCTGCCCGAACAGGACACCGGCCTGATCACCGGCGTGGTCCAGGCCGACCAGACGGTGGCCTTCGAGCAGATGCAGTCGCGCACCCAGGCCGTGGCCGCGGCGCTGAAGCAGGACCCGGCGGTGACCGGCGTGGCGGCCTTCATCGGCACCGGCAGCATGAATCCCACGCTCAACCAGGGCCAGATCAGCATCGTGCTGAAGGCGCGCGGCGAACGCGAAGGCCTGGATGAGATCCTGCCGCGCCTGCAGAAGGCGGTGGCCGGGATTCCCGGCGTGGCGCTGTACCTCAAGCCGGTGCAGGACGTGACCCTGGACACGCGCGTGGCGGCGACCGAATACCAGTTCTCGCTGTCCGATGTCGACAGTGCCGAGCTGTCGTCGCAGGCCGAGCGTGTGACCCAGGCCCTGCGCCAGCGTCCTGAACTGTCGGACGTGGGCAACAACGCGGCCAACGCCGGCCGCGCGCTGATGATCGACATCAATCGCGATACCGCCAGCGCGCTGGGCGTGCCGATGCAGACCATCGACGACACCTTGTACGACGCCTATGGCCAGCGCCAGATCTCGACCATCTTCACCTCGCTCAACCAGTACCGCGTGGTGCTGGAAGTGGCGCCGGAATTCCGCACCCGCGATGCGCTGATGAACAAGCTGGCCGTGGCCAGCAACGGCAGCGGTGCGCTGACCGGCAGCAACGCGACCACGCTGGGCCAGGTGACCTCAAGCAATTCGTCCACCGCCACCGGCATCGGCAACGCCAACACGGGCATCACCGTGGGCACCGCCGGCGGGATCCCGCTGTCGGCGCTGGCGACCACGCGCATCGGTACCACGCCGCTGGTCATCAGCCACCAGCAGCAGCTGCCGGCCGTGACCATCTCGTTCAACGTAACCTCGGGCTATTCGCTGTCGCAGGCGGTGGCCGCGATCAACGAGGTCCGCGAAGACCTCAACCTGCCCGACACCGTGCGGACCGAATTCATCGGCAAGGCCGCCGAGTATTCGTCCAGCCAGTCCGACGTGGTCTGGCTGCTGCTGGCCGCGGTGGTGGTGATCTACATCGTGCTGGGCGTGCTGTACGAAAGCTACATCCATCCCTTCACCATCATCTCGACCCTGCCGCCGGCTGGCGTCGGCGCGCTGCTGGCGCTGATGCTGTGCGGGATGAGCCTGTCGGTGGACGGCATCGTCGGCATCGTGCTGCTGATCGGCATCGTCAAGAAGAACGCGATCATGATGATCGACTTCGCCATCGACGCGCGCCGTGAAGGCATGAGCGCGCACGATGCGATCCGCCGCGCCTGCCTGCTGCGCTTCCGCCCGATCATGATGACCACCGCCGCCGCGTTGCTGGGCGCGCTGCCGCTGGCGCTGGGTGATGGCATCGGCTCGGAACTGCGCAAGCCGCTGGGCGTGTCCATCGTCGGTGGCCTGCTGCTGTCGCAGCTGGTGACGCTGTACACCACGCCGGTGATCTACCTGTACATGGAGCGGTTCTCGCAGCGCGTGCAGGACTGGCGCGACCGCCGTGCCGCGCGCCATGGCAGTGCCGCGCCGTCGCCGGAGGCCGGCTGACGGTCGCCGCCAGGCACCGTCGCCGCGAGTCCACGCCATGACCCGTCGAGTCAGTCTCTCCAACGTCTTCATCCGCCGGCCCATCGGCACCTCGCTGCTGGCCGTGGGTCTGTTCGTCATCGGCGCGATGTGCTACCTGCGCCTGGGCGTGGCGGCGCTGCCGTCGTTGAGCATTCCGGTGATCTTCGTCCAGGCCAGCCAGTCCGGCGCCGACGCCAGCACCATGGCCTCGACCGTGACCGCGCCGCTGGAGCGTCGCCTGGGCCAGGTGCCGGGCATCGAGTCGATGCGCTCCAACAGTTCCGAAGGCCGCTCGATGGTCTTCCTGAGCTTCGATTCCAGCCGCAACGTGGACTCCGCGGCACAGGACGTGGCCGCCGCACTCAGTGCCGCCAGCGCCGACCTGCCGTCGGGAATGGCCACGCCCAACTACCAGAAGGCCAACCCCAACGACGATCCGCTGATCGCGATGGCGCTGACCTCCGATACCCAGTCGGCGGCCGACCTGTACAACCTGGCCGATTCATTGCTGGCCCAGCGCCTGCGCCAGGTCACCGGCGTGGCTTCGGTCGACATCGCCGGTGCGTCCACGCCAGCGGTACGCGTGGACGTGAACCTGCGCGCGCTCAATGCCATGGGCCTGTCGCCCGACGACCTGCGCAACGCGATGCGTGCGGCCAACGTGGTCTCGCCGACCGGCTTCCTGGCCGACGGCAAGACGACCATGGCGGTGATCGTCAACGACTCGGTGCGCAAGGCGGCCGACTTCGCCAACCTGGCCATCTCCAGCCAGAACGGCGTGACTGTGCGCCTGAAAGACGTGGCCAACGTCTACGACGGCCAGCAGGATGCCTACCAGGCCGCATGGTTCAACAAGAAGCCCGCGGTGGTGATGTACACCTTCATCCGCAGTGGCGCCAACGTGGTCGAGACCGTCGACCGCATCCGCGCCCAGCTGCCGCTGCTGGAGGAATACCTGCCGCCGGGCACCAAGCTGACCCCGTACTACGACCGCACCCCGACCATCCGAGCCTCGTTGCACGAAGTCGAGATCACCCTGTTGATCAGCCTGGCGATGGTGGTGCTGGTGATGGCGCTGTTCCTGCGCCGGCTGGCGCCGACCCTGATCGCCACGGTCACCGTGCCGCTGTCGCTGGCCGGTGCGGCGGTGGTGATGTACACGCTGGGCTACACGCTCAACAACCTGAGCCTGCTGGCGCTGGTGATTGCGATTGGTTTCGTGGTCGACGATGCGATCGTGGTGATCGAAAACATCATGCGCCACCTGGATGAGGGCATGTCGCGCATGGAGGCGGCGAAGGCTGGCGCGCGCGAGATCGGCTTCACCATCGTCTCGATCACCGCTTCGTTGATCGCGGTGTTCATCCCGATCCTGTTCGCCACCGGCATGATCGGTGCGTTCTTCCGCGAGTTCACGATGACCCTGATCGCGGCCATCGCGGTCTCGGCGATCGTCTCCCTGACCCTGACCCCTACGCTGTGCAGCCGGTTCCTGTCAGCGCACGAGGAAGTGGCCGCGACCTCGCGGCTGGGCCGCTGGATCGACGGCGGCCATGCCTTGATGCTGCGCGTCTACACCGCGTGCCTGGATTTCAGCCTGCGCCATGCGCTGTTGCTGTCGCTGACGCCGTTGATCCTGATCGGCCTGACGATCTTCCTGTTCGGCAAGGTCAAGTCCGGCAGCTTCCCGCCGCAGGACACCGGCCTGATCTGGGGCCGCGCGCAGTCCAGCGCCACGGTGTCCTTCGCCGATATGAAAAAGCGCCAGGAGCGCATCACCGACATGCTGCTGGCCGACCCGGCGGTGAAGGTGG
Proteins encoded in this window:
- a CDS encoding efflux RND transporter periplasmic adaptor subunit yields the protein MSRKWKIALAVVVLVVVVVFGLRACGRKDPADLKQGGQDSNKPVPVTVEAVTSQDVPVYRNATGTVTALNTVTINPQTSGRLMSLDFTEGQPVKKGQVLARIDPRELQASYDQAAASKKQNQAQLQTARDTNARLTDPAYAPYVARTDIDTQKNLVAQYQAGVAAADAAMQAASVQLQYTTIVSPLDGIAGIRGVDVGNIVSTSSSIVTITQVEPIYASFSLPAQDLGAVRAAQAQGKASVAALDSTDQHVIAGDGVLDVVDNQISTDTNTFALRARFPNADHVLWPGQFVNVRLQVGNIGAGLVVPTQAVQRGPDSDYVYVVQADSTVKMQDVTTSVEVGDTHVVVTKGLKAGDRVVTEGQFRLKPNAKVDALKPGQAPPEPTAEELQQATHGQKGGRRGPPR
- a CDS encoding efflux RND transporter permease subunit is translated as MGFSSIFIRRPIATTLLMIGVTLLGIMGYRSLPVSALPEIDSPSLVVTTQYPGASAATMAALVTTPLERQLGQISGMEMMTSDSSAGLSTIVLQFSMERDIDVASQDVQSAIRQATLPSGLPYQPTYNRVNPADAAIVTLKLTSDTLPLREVNRYADSILAQRLSQVPGVGLVSIAGNVRPAVRIQVNPAMLSSMGLTLEDLRSALTEANVNAPKGSLNGATQSYSIGTNDQIEDAAGYNSTIISYKNGAPVRLGDVAKVIDGVENDQLSAWADGKQAVLLEIRRQPGANIVQTVAAIRALLPQLKSVLPAEVHLDVFSDRTETIRASVHEVQFTLILTIGLVVAVIFVFLRRLWATIIPSIAVPLSLMGTFGVMAFAGMSLDNLSLMALVVATGFVVDDAIVMIENIVRYIEQGKSGPEAAEEGAKQIGFTVLSLTISLVAVFLPLLLMPGVTGRLFHEFAWVLSIAVIISMLVSLTLTPMMCAYLLKPDELPEGDDAHERTHAAGKQNLWSRTVGLYERTLDWVLARQGLTLVVALAAVVLTVVLYVVIPKGLLPEQDTGLITGVVQADQTVAFEQMQSRTQAVAAALKQDPAVTGVAAFIGTGSMNPTLNQGQISIVLKARGEREGLDEILPRLQKAVAGIPGVALYLKPVQDVTLDTRVAATEYQFSLSDVDSAELSSQAERVTQALRQRPELSDVGNNAANAGRALMIDINRDTASALGVPMQTIDDTLYDAYGQRQISTIFTSLNQYRVVLEVAPEFRTRDALMNKLAVASNGSGALTGSNATTLGQVTSSNSSTATGIGNANTGITVGTAGGIPLSALATTRIGTTPLVISHQQQLPAVTISFNVTSGYSLSQAVAAINEVREDLNLPDTVRTEFIGKAAEYSSSQSDVVWLLLAAVVVIYIVLGVLYESYIHPFTIISTLPPAGVGALLALMLCGMSLSVDGIVGIVLLIGIVKKNAIMMIDFAIDARREGMSAHDAIRRACLLRFRPIMMTTAAALLGALPLALGDGIGSELRKPLGVSIVGGLLLSQLVTLYTTPVIYLYMERFSQRVQDWRDRRAARHGSAAPSPEAG
- a CDS encoding efflux RND transporter permease subunit, coding for MTRRVSLSNVFIRRPIGTSLLAVGLFVIGAMCYLRLGVAALPSLSIPVIFVQASQSGADASTMASTVTAPLERRLGQVPGIESMRSNSSEGRSMVFLSFDSSRNVDSAAQDVAAALSAASADLPSGMATPNYQKANPNDDPLIAMALTSDTQSAADLYNLADSLLAQRLRQVTGVASVDIAGASTPAVRVDVNLRALNAMGLSPDDLRNAMRAANVVSPTGFLADGKTTMAVIVNDSVRKAADFANLAISSQNGVTVRLKDVANVYDGQQDAYQAAWFNKKPAVVMYTFIRSGANVVETVDRIRAQLPLLEEYLPPGTKLTPYYDRTPTIRASLHEVEITLLISLAMVVLVMALFLRRLAPTLIATVTVPLSLAGAAVVMYTLGYTLNNLSLLALVIAIGFVVDDAIVVIENIMRHLDEGMSRMEAAKAGAREIGFTIVSITASLIAVFIPILFATGMIGAFFREFTMTLIAAIAVSAIVSLTLTPTLCSRFLSAHEEVAATSRLGRWIDGGHALMLRVYTACLDFSLRHALLLSLTPLILIGLTIFLFGKVKSGSFPPQDTGLIWGRAQSSATVSFADMKKRQERITDMLLADPAVKVVGVRLGSSRQGSSASFNIELKPHADGRRESTSDVVARLSTKADKYPDLQLRLRAVQDLPSDGGGGTNQGAQYEKSLQSNNLEELEYWLPKVVTELKKNPKFKDVASDVEEGGLRQNIVIDREKAARLGISIGSIDGALYGAFGQRSVSTIYSELNQYSVVVNALPNQTATPAQLDTVKLKTTSGDMVPLSAIARQVDGLAPSQITHLNQYTVMDLSYNLAPGVSTGEADAIFKSVVEGMRMPGDIKIAEDSGWGAQLNPTSMLLLVLAAILTVYIVLGMLYENLVHPVTILSTLPAAGVGALLALVVTNTELSVISMIALVLLIGIVKKNAIMMIDFALVAQREHGLSPLEAAREASIVRFRPIMMTTMVALLAALPIAIGLGEGSELRRPLGIAMIGGLLFSQSLTLLSTPALYVIFSCLQQHWRSWRARRREKKLARRRTQATSAG